Proteins from a genomic interval of Planctomycetota bacterium:
- the xth gene encoding exodeoxyribonuclease III, whose product MRITTWNVNGMRAALRKGFDRHLERLAPDVLLLQEIRVTPDKLPAEWAAPKGWHVHWHPAARPGYAGTAVWSREPFEFIDTGLEAADPEGRVLRVRVGGVQVVSVYLPSGSSGEHRQAEKEKWMGVFRPWADRLRKARQPVILGGDFNIAHTEKDIFYAKSNANQSGFLPHERTWIGELFDTGWRDFVREHHGDIDGPYTWWSNRGNARALDRGWRIDYLLGNAPAAKRFQSAQVDRAAALEVSDHAPVTIDLAD is encoded by the coding sequence ATGCGCATCACGACATGGAACGTCAACGGCATGCGGGCAGCCCTGCGCAAGGGCTTTGACAGGCATCTGGAACGCCTCGCGCCCGATGTGCTTTTGCTTCAGGAAATCCGCGTCACGCCCGACAAACTCCCCGCCGAGTGGGCCGCACCGAAGGGATGGCATGTACACTGGCATCCCGCCGCGCGGCCCGGCTACGCGGGCACGGCGGTCTGGTCGCGCGAACCGTTCGAGTTCATCGACACGGGCCTCGAAGCCGCCGACCCGGAAGGGCGCGTCCTGCGCGTGCGCGTGGGCGGCGTACAGGTCGTGAGCGTCTATCTGCCCTCCGGCTCCAGCGGCGAACATCGACAAGCTGAGAAGGAGAAATGGATGGGCGTCTTCCGCCCCTGGGCCGATCGACTCCGCAAGGCGCGACAACCTGTCATCCTCGGCGGCGACTTCAACATCGCGCACACCGAAAAGGACATTTTCTACGCCAAGTCCAACGCCAATCAGTCCGGCTTCCTGCCGCACGAACGCACGTGGATCGGCGAACTGTTCGACACCGGCTGGCGCGACTTCGTGCGCGAGCACCACGGCGATATCGACGGACCCTACACCTGGTGGTCCAACCGCGGCAACGCCCGGGCGTTGGATCGCGGATGGCGTATCGACTACCTGCTGGGCAACGCCCCCGCCGCCAAACGATTCCAATCCGCGCAGGTCGATCGCGCCGCGGCGCTGGAAGTTTCTGACCACGCCCCGGTGACGATTGATCTGGCCGACTGA